In a single window of the Natronomonas salsuginis genome:
- a CDS encoding alpha/beta fold hydrolase has translation MFTNFTDERIDVGDATLRVRRHGEGPPLLLLHGYPETHAMWHAVAPELADRFSVVCPDLRGYGDSRGPDDPVTEDYSNRSMAGDMTALMAELGHDTFRLVGHDRGARVGYRLTLDAPERVERFVALDIIPTLETFEAMDYEYAESMYHWLFLAQAYPLPETLIGADPTFYLEHMMERWSASMDGFTDEALAEYRRCFEQPSVVRASCADYRAGFHVDTAHDRESRATGDKIECPMLALWGAGSGTVSFDPLDVWERWASDVRGRGLDCGHFLPEEAPEETLAALETFL, from the coding sequence ATGTTCACAAACTTCACCGACGAGCGGATCGACGTCGGCGACGCGACGTTGCGGGTGCGACGCCACGGTGAGGGGCCGCCGCTGTTGCTCTTACACGGCTATCCGGAAACGCACGCGATGTGGCACGCGGTCGCGCCGGAACTCGCGGACCGATTCTCCGTCGTCTGTCCCGATCTGCGCGGCTACGGCGACAGCCGCGGTCCGGATGATCCCGTGACCGAGGATTACTCGAACCGATCGATGGCAGGCGATATGACCGCGCTGATGGCCGAACTCGGCCACGACACATTCCGACTCGTCGGTCACGATCGCGGCGCTCGCGTGGGGTATCGACTGACGCTCGATGCGCCCGAGCGCGTCGAGCGCTTCGTCGCTCTCGACATCATCCCGACGCTCGAGACGTTCGAGGCCATGGACTACGAGTACGCCGAGTCGATGTACCACTGGCTGTTTCTCGCCCAAGCGTACCCGCTGCCCGAGACGCTCATCGGGGCCGACCCGACGTTCTACCTCGAGCACATGATGGAGCGGTGGAGCGCCTCCATGGACGGGTTCACCGACGAGGCGCTCGCCGAATACCGCCGGTGCTTCGAGCAGCCGAGCGTCGTCCGCGCGAGCTGTGCGGACTATCGTGCGGGCTTTCACGTCGACACGGCCCACGACCGCGAGTCCCGGGCCACGGGCGACAAAATCGAGTGTCCAATGTTGGCGCTTTGGGGGGCCGGGTCGGGGACCGTCTCCTTCGATCCGCTGGACGTCTGGGAGCGGTGGGCGAGCGACGTTCGCGGGCGCGGACTCGACTGCGGGCACTTCCTGCCCGAGGAGGCCCCCGAGGAGACGCTCGCGGCGCTCGAGACGTTCCTCTGA
- a CDS encoding aminopeptidase — translation MDPRIREHAEIVVDHSTNVEPGDNVVISAPTVAENLAVALHEVVGDRGATPIHLASDSRAQRAYLRSVDAENLDTPTHAKALYEESDVLIRVRAEANATEQSDVPPEKQAAHAKARQPVQEVALSKRWCLTQFPSQANAQLAGMSTEGYENFVWDAINKDWDAQREYQARMVEVLDPASEVRIKSSDVTDVTMSVDGMKTLNDHAEKNLPGGEVFTAPVPDSVEGEVLFDMPLYHQGREITNAHLVFEGGEVVEHAADNNEDLLTEVLNTDPGARRLGELGIGMNRDIDRFTYNMLFDEKMGDTVHMAIGRAYDECVGEGREANESAVHVDMIVDMAEESFIEVDGEIVQRNGTFRFEDDFGE, via the coding sequence ATGGACCCGCGAATCAGAGAACACGCCGAGATCGTCGTCGATCACTCGACGAACGTCGAGCCCGGCGACAACGTCGTCATCAGCGCGCCGACCGTCGCCGAGAATCTCGCCGTCGCCCTCCACGAGGTCGTCGGCGATCGGGGCGCGACGCCGATCCACCTCGCGAGCGACAGCCGCGCCCAGCGGGCGTACCTCCGGTCGGTCGATGCGGAGAACCTCGACACGCCCACGCACGCGAAGGCCCTCTACGAGGAGAGCGACGTGCTCATCCGCGTCCGCGCGGAGGCGAACGCAACCGAACAGAGCGACGTTCCACCCGAAAAACAGGCCGCGCACGCGAAGGCCCGCCAGCCGGTGCAGGAGGTCGCGCTCTCGAAGCGGTGGTGTCTCACGCAGTTCCCCTCGCAGGCGAACGCCCAACTGGCCGGGATGAGCACGGAGGGCTACGAGAACTTCGTCTGGGACGCGATCAACAAAGACTGGGACGCCCAGCGGGAGTACCAAGCGCGGATGGTCGAGGTTCTCGACCCGGCGAGCGAGGTGCGGATCAAAAGCAGCGATGTGACCGACGTGACGATGTCCGTCGACGGGATGAAGACGCTCAACGATCACGCCGAGAAGAACCTGCCGGGCGGCGAGGTGTTCACCGCACCCGTTCCCGACAGCGTCGAGGGCGAGGTGCTGTTCGACATGCCGCTGTACCACCAGGGCCGCGAGATCACGAACGCACACCTGGTCTTCGAGGGTGGCGAGGTCGTCGAGCACGCGGCCGATAACAACGAGGACCTCCTGACCGAGGTGTTGAACACCGATCCCGGCGCGCGCAGGCTCGGGGAGTTGGGGATCGGGATGAACCGCGACATCGACCGCTTCACGTACAACATGCTGTTCGACGAGAAGATGGGCGACACCGTCCACATGGCGATCGGACGGGCCTACGACGAGTGCGTGGGGGAGGGACGGGAGGCCAACGAGTCGGCAGTTCACGTCGACATGATCGTCGACATGGCCGAAGAGTCGTTCATCGAGGTCGACGGGGAGATCGTCCAACGGAACGGCACGTTCCGCTTCGAGGACGACTTCGGAGAATAG
- a CDS encoding SDR family oxidoreductase, translated as MAETTSTLSGDAAIVTGASSGIGRETALALAREGVDVTLAARREERLDALADRIERETDATAIAVPTNVRDEDGVEALVETAVDRFGGLDILLNNAGVVVGGDIEELSTEKYRLMMETNADGMFFATRAALPHLRESGGTIVFIGSFAGQYARSYNPAYAATKWWARGFAQSVAAQTGGDIAVTTINPSEVRTEIAAETGRSFAERFDEDEAIEPEDVAEAVVFAAGQENAMVSELDLYRRDKFSVL; from the coding sequence ATGGCAGAGACGACTTCGACGCTTTCGGGTGACGCGGCCATCGTGACCGGCGCGAGTTCGGGGATCGGCCGCGAAACCGCGCTCGCGCTCGCCCGCGAGGGTGTGGACGTGACGCTGGCTGCGCGTCGCGAGGAACGACTCGACGCGCTCGCCGACCGGATCGAGCGCGAGACCGACGCGACGGCCATCGCCGTCCCGACCAACGTCCGCGACGAGGACGGCGTCGAGGCGCTCGTCGAGACCGCAGTCGATCGGTTCGGCGGGCTCGATATCCTTCTCAACAACGCGGGGGTGGTCGTCGGCGGGGACATCGAGGAGCTGTCGACCGAAAAGTACCGGCTCATGATGGAGACGAACGCCGACGGGATGTTCTTCGCGACGCGAGCGGCCCTCCCGCACCTCCGCGAGTCGGGCGGGACGATCGTGTTCATCGGGAGCTTCGCGGGCCAGTACGCCCGGTCGTACAACCCCGCCTACGCCGCGACGAAGTGGTGGGCCCGCGGGTTCGCCCAGAGCGTCGCCGCCCAGACCGGCGGCGACATCGCGGTCACCACGATCAACCCCTCCGAAGTCCGCACGGAGATCGCCGCCGAGACGGGCCGGAGCTTTGCCGAACGCTTCGACGAGGACGAGGCCATCGAACCGGAGGACGTCGCCGAGGCCGTCGTCTTCGCCGCCGGCCAGGAGAACGCGATGGTGAGCGAGCTCGATCTGTACCGACGCGACAAGTTCTCCGTGCTTTGA
- a CDS encoding phytoene/squalene synthase family protein: MTRASSQPLEPPDPDYEWCHESVQRVSRTFALTVDVLEEPMSSHICLGYLLCRVADTIEDAGHIKTRRQAALLYLYEAALDPDSETTIAEFRAAVDPWLPPAGERSADWDVVAGIPTIAATFAELPEDVREAVLPPVREMIGGMAMFVERYADEGGLRISDRDELEEYCYYAAGTVGALITNLLTREDVPETRAETMHDTAETFGLLLQLVNVSKDVYDDYSEENNVYLPAEWLAAEGVPQDAVTDPKHRAGSARVVSRTADLARSCLDEAQAYLEAMPLHGGNTLSAWLVPYVLAVGTLRELEERPEDALTQADVKVSRLEVFAVLEAASTASRETVADLRETIAHGPFHRVSGGD; the protein is encoded by the coding sequence ATGACGCGCGCGTCGTCACAGCCGTTGGAGCCACCGGATCCGGATTACGAATGGTGTCACGAGTCGGTCCAGCGCGTCTCGCGAACGTTTGCGCTGACCGTCGACGTGCTCGAGGAGCCGATGTCGAGCCACATCTGTCTCGGCTACCTGCTCTGTCGGGTCGCGGACACCATCGAGGACGCCGGACACATCAAGACGCGCCGCCAAGCCGCCCTCTTGTACCTGTACGAAGCGGCGCTCGATCCGGACTCGGAGACGACGATCGCCGAGTTCCGCGCAGCAGTCGACCCGTGGCTCCCGCCGGCGGGAGAGCGAAGCGCGGACTGGGACGTCGTCGCCGGGATACCGACGATCGCCGCAACGTTCGCGGAGCTGCCCGAGGACGTTCGAGAGGCCGTTCTCCCGCCGGTTCGGGAGATGATCGGCGGGATGGCGATGTTCGTCGAACGGTACGCCGACGAGGGCGGACTCCGGATCAGCGACCGCGACGAACTCGAGGAGTACTGCTACTACGCCGCCGGAACGGTCGGGGCGCTGATCACGAACCTGCTCACGCGCGAAGACGTTCCGGAGACGCGCGCCGAGACGATGCACGACACCGCCGAGACGTTCGGGCTGCTCCTCCAGTTGGTCAACGTCTCGAAGGACGTGTACGACGACTACAGCGAGGAGAACAACGTCTATCTGCCCGCGGAGTGGCTCGCCGCGGAAGGCGTTCCGCAGGACGCCGTCACCGACCCGAAACACCGGGCCGGATCGGCGCGAGTCGTCTCCCGAACGGCCGATCTCGCCCGTTCGTGTCTCGACGAGGCGCAGGCGTATCTGGAGGCGATGCCGCTGCACGGGGGGAACACCCTCTCAGCGTGGCTCGTCCCATACGTGCTGGCCGTCGGCACGCTGCGCGAACTCGAAGAGCGACCCGAGGACGCGCTGACCCAAGCGGACGTGAAGGTCTCGCGGTTGGAGGTGTTCGCGGTGCTCGAAGCCGCCTCCACCGCCAGCCGGGAGACGGTCGCCGATCTCCGAGAGACCATCGCTCACGGGCCGTTCCACCGCGTCAGCGGCGGGGACTGA
- a CDS encoding AAA family ATPase, with amino-acid sequence MRVIATVGLAGSGKGEFAAVAERADVPVVTMGDVIRAECRDRGLDPANHHGEVASALREENGPTAIAEASLPHIEAALEKSDTVVVDGIRSDAEVDVFEERFGEAFTLVGVEAPFELRKARITERGRDNVEGGESLAARDERELGFGLGAALERADVTIENTGTLAAFRERVREVLEA; translated from the coding sequence ATGCGAGTCATCGCAACCGTCGGGCTGGCGGGCAGCGGCAAAGGGGAGTTCGCCGCCGTCGCCGAGCGCGCCGACGTGCCGGTCGTGACGATGGGCGACGTGATCCGCGCCGAGTGCCGCGATCGCGGGCTGGACCCGGCCAACCACCACGGCGAGGTCGCGAGCGCGCTGCGCGAGGAGAACGGCCCCACCGCGATCGCCGAGGCCTCGCTGCCGCACATCGAGGCGGCGCTGGAGAAGAGCGACACCGTGGTCGTCGACGGGATCCGGTCCGACGCCGAGGTCGACGTCTTCGAGGAGCGCTTCGGCGAGGCGTTCACGCTCGTCGGCGTCGAGGCGCCGTTCGAACTCCGAAAGGCGCGGATCACCGAGCGCGGCCGCGACAACGTCGAGGGCGGCGAATCGCTCGCGGCCCGCGACGAGCGCGAACTTGGCTTCGGGCTGGGCGCGGCGCTGGAGCGCGCCGACGTGACGATCGAGAACACCGGGACGCTGGCGGCGTTCCGCGAACGCGTTCGGGAGGTGCTCGAGGCGTGA
- a CDS encoding RNA-binding domain-containing protein, which produces MIYSVDVQITAPVNDTEVTDRVADAISNLFPEAEIETHPGELLATSHSMDRFSERLHEQAILDTARGAFFSGQDGDTFSFDLKKQAAFRGVVNFAVGGGSELGEIHVRVRVNDPDVESFIDHIAPETKDGRPIE; this is translated from the coding sequence GTGATCTACAGCGTCGACGTGCAGATCACCGCGCCGGTCAACGACACCGAGGTCACCGATCGGGTCGCCGACGCGATCTCGAACCTCTTTCCGGAGGCGGAGATCGAGACGCATCCGGGCGAGCTGCTGGCGACGTCTCACTCGATGGATCGCTTTTCGGAACGTCTCCACGAGCAGGCGATCCTCGACACCGCCCGCGGGGCCTTCTTTTCGGGCCAGGACGGCGACACGTTCAGTTTCGACCTGAAAAAGCAGGCGGCGTTCCGCGGCGTCGTCAACTTCGCCGTCGGCGGTGGGAGCGAGCTGGGCGAGATCCACGTCCGGGTTCGGGTGAACGATCCCGACGTGGAGTCGTTCATCGACCACATCGCGCCGGAGACGAAAGACGGCCGCCCGATCGAGTAG
- a CDS encoding HVO_2922 family protein — MPDEETVHEAETKRSRRGIATYLRRLANALSRGEPVPADEEQTVTVTPPADPTMEVEVEREGDQVTLELELAWTEGEDDIDLDADASKATFELFEDAAEKYRWRLVHDNGNIIADSGEGYASAQKAEQGLDSVKANAPGAYVVDTSKEDDGVVSEGGSDATFELFEDSGGKWRWRLVHDNGNIVADSGQGYASKQKAKQGMRSVQSNVRGAGVERVE; from the coding sequence ATGCCCGACGAGGAGACCGTCCACGAGGCAGAGACGAAGCGGAGCCGACGGGGGATCGCGACGTACCTCCGGCGGCTGGCGAACGCGCTCAGCCGCGGCGAGCCCGTGCCGGCCGACGAGGAGCAGACGGTGACCGTGACGCCGCCGGCCGACCCCACCATGGAGGTCGAAGTCGAGCGCGAGGGCGATCAAGTCACCCTCGAACTCGAACTGGCGTGGACGGAGGGCGAGGACGACATCGACCTCGACGCCGACGCCAGCAAGGCGACGTTCGAGTTATTCGAGGACGCCGCGGAGAAATACCGCTGGCGACTCGTCCACGACAACGGCAACATCATCGCCGACTCGGGCGAGGGGTACGCCTCCGCACAGAAGGCCGAACAGGGACTCGACAGCGTCAAGGCGAACGCCCCCGGCGCGTACGTCGTCGATACGTCGAAAGAGGACGACGGCGTCGTCTCGGAGGGCGGCAGCGACGCCACGTTCGAACTGTTCGAGGATTCGGGCGGGAAGTGGCGGTGGCGGTTGGTCCACGACAACGGTAACATCGTCGCCGACAGCGGGCAGGGCTACGCCTCGAAGCAGAAGGCGAAACAGGGGATGCGGAGCGTGCAGTCGAACGTTCGGGGAGCAGGGGTCGAGCGGGTGGAGTAG
- a CDS encoding MOSC domain-containing protein produces the protein MATISNISVYPIKGLRPEEPDAVEVAESGSLRYDRKYALFSEDDEYVNGRRNPEIQRVRSSFDLEEGAVTLWTDADDDRARFVLDDETERVEAWFSDFFDEPVRLEKANTNYTDNAGALSRKMITTTGPSIVSKATLETVASWFPDLIDGPEEMRRRARPNIVVDGVEPFWEDRLYADEDHLVTFEIGDVSMQGLRPLPRCSVPAQNPDSGELLKTFVKEFTRKRKETFPPWGDPTLLGAHDELDAGDYYLAVVTRIPTSEWGKRISVGDSVAIEGEKSLITAL, from the coding sequence ATGGCCACAATTTCGAACATCTCGGTGTACCCGATCAAGGGGCTTCGACCCGAGGAACCCGACGCGGTCGAGGTCGCGGAGTCCGGTTCCCTTCGCTACGACCGCAAGTACGCGCTGTTCAGCGAGGACGACGAGTACGTCAACGGGCGGCGGAACCCCGAGATCCAGCGGGTTCGATCGTCGTTCGACCTCGAGGAGGGAGCCGTCACGCTGTGGACGGACGCGGACGACGACAGGGCTCGGTTCGTTCTCGACGACGAGACCGAACGGGTCGAAGCGTGGTTCAGCGACTTCTTCGACGAGCCGGTCAGACTGGAGAAGGCGAACACGAACTACACCGACAACGCCGGTGCGCTGTCGCGGAAGATGATCACCACCACGGGGCCGTCAATCGTGAGCAAAGCGACGCTCGAAACGGTCGCGTCGTGGTTCCCGGACCTGATCGACGGGCCCGAGGAGATGCGACGACGCGCGCGGCCGAACATCGTCGTCGACGGCGTCGAGCCGTTCTGGGAGGACCGCCTCTACGCGGACGAGGACCACCTCGTCACCTTCGAGATCGGCGACGTGTCGATGCAGGGGCTCCGCCCGCTGCCGCGCTGTTCGGTCCCCGCACAGAACCCCGACAGTGGCGAACTGCTGAAGACGTTCGTCAAGGAGTTCACGCGGAAACGCAAGGAGACGTTCCCCCCGTGGGGCGATCCGACGCTGCTGGGCGCCCACGACGAGTTGGACGCCGGCGACTACTACCTCGCGGTCGTGACGCGTATCCCGACCTCGGAGTGGGGCAAGCGCATCTCGGTCGGCGATTCGGTCGCGATCGAGGGCGAAAAATCGCTCATCACGGCGCTGTAA
- a CDS encoding RNB domain-containing ribonuclease: MTDRDEQAYAGTAEGQGPVRIDEELARHLANKREELFEEFEIRDEFPSEVLEEAETRAADPEGDIESELEERRDLRELTTWTTDPADAQDFDDAISIERTEKGYRLWVHIADVTHYVTPDTAMWEEATKRGNTVYLPACTIHMLPPVLAETVCSLVPNEDRLAHTVEMHINGETLSHESIEIYKSVIHSDARQTYNDCEDRLDDSDAPLHAENNLAYELAERLHEQRKEDGSLVLNPKRDRAHTIIEECMLKANKAVTHELQWSRGLEAMFRVHPQPTPQEWDEALTEIQELDGVSIPGDAWDDPRKAVNATLEEAPGRQLNKIQWAVMKVMPRAKYMSDPFGGHHALNFEIYGHFTSPIRRLSDLVNHWIIYTNDVPEGVAELCDHASDKQKDAETCERIYKDFLEEVGLDPHAVNNRGIEVVEDAEDAQYTA, encoded by the coding sequence ATGACTGACCGCGACGAACAGGCGTACGCCGGCACCGCTGAGGGGCAGGGTCCCGTCCGGATCGACGAGGAACTCGCCCGCCACCTCGCGAACAAACGCGAGGAGCTCTTCGAGGAGTTCGAGATCCGCGACGAGTTCCCGAGCGAGGTGCTCGAGGAGGCCGAAACCCGCGCCGCCGACCCCGAGGGCGACATCGAATCCGAACTCGAGGAGCGCCGCGACCTCCGCGAGCTGACGACGTGGACCACCGACCCCGCCGACGCACAGGACTTCGACGACGCGATCTCGATCGAACGCACTGAGAAGGGGTACCGACTGTGGGTCCACATCGCCGACGTGACCCACTACGTGACGCCGGACACCGCGATGTGGGAGGAGGCGACGAAGCGCGGGAACACGGTCTACCTCCCCGCCTGCACGATCCATATGCTGCCACCCGTGTTGGCCGAAACCGTCTGTTCGCTCGTTCCCAACGAGGATCGGCTCGCCCACACCGTCGAGATGCACATCAACGGCGAGACGCTCTCGCACGAGTCGATCGAGATCTACAAATCGGTCATCCACTCGGACGCCCGCCAGACGTACAACGACTGCGAGGACCGCCTCGACGACTCCGACGCGCCGCTGCACGCCGAGAACAACCTGGCGTACGAGCTCGCGGAGCGACTCCACGAGCAGCGGAAGGAGGACGGCTCGCTCGTCCTCAACCCCAAGCGCGATCGCGCCCACACGATCATCGAGGAGTGCATGCTGAAGGCGAACAAGGCCGTCACGCACGAACTCCAGTGGAGCCGCGGCCTCGAGGCGATGTTCCGCGTTCACCCCCAGCCGACGCCCCAGGAGTGGGACGAGGCGCTCACGGAGATTCAGGAACTCGACGGCGTTTCGATCCCCGGCGACGCGTGGGACGATCCTCGGAAGGCCGTCAACGCCACGCTCGAAGAAGCACCCGGCCGACAGCTCAACAAGATCCAGTGGGCCGTGATGAAGGTGATGCCGCGCGCGAAGTACATGTCCGATCCGTTCGGCGGGCACCACGCGCTGAACTTCGAGATCTACGGCCACTTCACCTCGCCGATTCGCCGACTTTCGGATCTCGTCAACCACTGGATCATCTACACGAACGACGTGCCTGAGGGAGTCGCAGAGCTCTGCGACCACGCTAGCGACAAACAGAAAGACGCCGAGACCTGCGAGCGCATCTACAAGGACTTCCTCGAGGAGGTCGGGCTCGATCCCCACGCCGTCAACAACCGCGGTATCGAGGTCGTCGAGGACGCCGAAGACGCTCAGTACACGGCCTGA
- a CDS encoding DUF7562 family protein, with protein MWSRRDRTEVVCIACGDTLDRTEAREYDKHGDRWDRLDKAFEYVCKPCHRDLCHQPRRGLESLLVDLDGASVSARRFVERYYDALDLTRGPDEGDERERSP; from the coding sequence ATGTGGAGTCGGCGCGATCGAACCGAGGTCGTCTGCATCGCGTGCGGCGACACGCTCGACCGCACTGAGGCCCGCGAGTACGACAAACACGGCGACCGGTGGGATCGCCTCGACAAGGCGTTCGAGTACGTCTGTAAGCCCTGTCACCGCGATCTCTGCCACCAACCGCGCCGCGGCCTTGAATCGTTGCTCGTCGATCTCGATGGCGCCTCCGTCTCCGCTCGCCGGTTCGTCGAGCGCTACTACGACGCCCTCGATTTGACGCGCGGTCCCGACGAGGGCGACGAACGCGAGCGAAGCCCCTGA